Proteins from one Aspergillus nidulans FGSC A4 chromosome VIII genomic window:
- a CDS encoding uncharacterized protein (transcript_id=CADANIAT00001447), with product MPTPSDSTPSLTATSVIQEISARTTCPPEPLPSWRQELESASVTERDSTPDNALSPGVVSPQPALSRADDAIARADSEPLKVEMDTSASPSTNMHQLLPNYTSSFLRPGSKFTGTQQSDRQVYNVDVEIKHVDMAESYLCGYLRIQGLTEDHPTLTTFFEGEIIGTKHTFKTRNESWGASEKTDMLHWARFPAWRPLAKQAKRSDFTYWDFAERDHIFMRWKEHFLVPDHRVRTISGASFEGFYYICFNQVEGTVSGIYFHAKSEKYQQLDLKHVENHGCTPAIEFR from the exons ATGCCGACTCCGAGTGACAGCACGCCTAGCTTGACTGCCACGTCGGTCATCCAGGAGATTTCCGCTCGCACGACCTGTCCTCCGGAGCCGTTGCCGTCCTGGAGGCAAGAGCTGGAGTCTGCCTCTGTGACCGAACGTGACTCGACTCCCGACAATGCTCTTTCCCCAGGCGTTGTTTCGCCGCAGCCTGCGTTGTCGCGGGCGGACGATGCGATCGCCCGTGCGGATTCGGAGCCGTTGAAGGTGGAGATGGATACTAGTGCTTCTCCCAGCA CTAACATGCACCAGCTTCTTCCCAAttatacttcttctttcttgcgACCGGGTAGCAAGTTCACTGGCACACAGCAGTCTGATCGACAGGTTTATAATGTCGATGTGGAAATCAAGCACGTGGACATGGCTGAGTCCTACCTTTGCGGTTATCTCCGTATCCAAG GTCTTACCGAGGACCATCCTACCTTGACAACCTTCTTCGAGGGAGAGATCATCGGTACGAAGCACACCTTCAAGACCCGAAACGAATCATGGGGTGCTTCGGAGAAGACCGACATGCTTCACTGGGCAAGGTTTCCGGCTTGGCGACCGTTGGCCAAACAAGCGAAGAGATCCGACTTCACGTATTGGGATTTTGCTGAGCGTGACCACATTTTCATGCGCTGGAAGGAACATTTCCTTGTTCCGGACCATCGTGTACGGACGATATCCGGCGCTAGCTTTGAAGGTTTTTATTACATCTGCTTCAATCAAGTGGAAGGGACCGTTTCCGGTATATACTTTCATGCAAAGAGCGAGAA GTATCAGCAGTTGGACCTCAAACACGTTGAGAATCACGGCTGCACCCCCGCCATTGAATTCCGCTAA
- a CDS encoding mago nashi family protein (transcript_id=CADANIAT00001448): MSAQNEQFYLRYYSGHSGRFGHEFLEFDFRTLGDGRSAAVRYANNSNYRNDSLIRKEMCVSSAMIQEVKRIIKNSEILKEDDSKWPQKNKDGRQELEIRLGNEHISFETAKIGSLVDVTESADPEGLRVFYYLVQDLKALIFSLISLHFKVCLFRLIKPI; encoded by the exons ATGTCTGCTCAAAACGAACAGTTCTACCTCCGCTACTA CTCAGGTCACTCTGGGCGGTTCGGACATGAGTTTCTAG AATTCGATTTTCGCACCCTTGGCGATGGCCGTAGCGCTGCCGTTCGGTATGCGAACAACTCCAACTATCGCAATGACTCCCTCATCCGTAAAGAAA TGTGTGTGAGCTCGGCAATGATCCAGGAAGTCAAGCGCATTATAAAGAACAGCGAAATTTTAAA GGAGGACGATTCGAAGTGGCCTCAGAAGAACAAGGACGGACGACAAGAACTGGAAATCCGATTAGGAAATGAACACATTTCATTTGAG ACCGCGAAAATCGGCTCCCTGGTGGATGTGACAGAATCAGCAGACCCGGAGGGTCTTCGAGTGTTCTACTACCTAGTGCAGGATCTGAAGGCGCTGATCTTTTCCCTGATATCGCTTCACTTCAAGGTATGCTTATTCAGGCTC ATCAAGCCGATCTAA
- a CDS encoding coatomer subunit beta (transcript_id=CADANIAT00001449), with product MASFLENAYSLVHMDNAADQPSQQELKLQLEKGTDETKLDTMRRIITIMLNGDPMPQLLMHIIRFVMPSKSKPLKKLLYFYYEICPKHDSNGKLKQEMILVCNGIRNDLQHPNEYVRGNTLRFLCKLREPELIEPLLSSARSCLDHRHAYVRKSAVWAISSIFQHSESLIPDAPELIQTFLETESDGTCKRNAFAALMSISHQKALEYLASTFDSIPNTDELLQLAELEFIRKDAVQNSQNKARYLRLIFDLLDASTSTVVYEAATSLTALTSNPVAVKAAAGKLIELSIKEADNNVKLIVLDRVDQLRIRNEGVLDDLTMEILRVLSSPDIDVRRKALGIALEMVSSKNVEEIVMLLKKELSKTVDEQYEKNSEYRQLLIQSIHNCAIKFSEIAASVVDLLMDFIADFNNNSAVDVISFVKEVVEKFPKLRPSIVNRLVSTLSEVRAGKVYRGVLWVVGEYSLEESDIREAWKKIRASLGEIPILASEQRLLEEVPEDTLPKEQINGHGKSAPKVLADGTYATESALTSQSAAAARLQAVKAAQKPPLRQLILDGDYYLATVLSSTLTKLVMRHSEVSEDSARTNALRAEAMLIMISIIRVGQSPFVAAPIDEDSVDRIMTCVRSLAEFSERKELETTFLEDTRKAFRAMVQVEDKKRAAKEAVEKAKTAVQIDDAIPIRQFAKKSALEGAEEIELDLAKATGGDSAVETVSSKLSRVVQLTGFSDPVYAEAYVTVHQFDIVLDVLLVNQTLETLQNLSVEFATLGDLKVVERPTTHNLGPRDFLNVQATVKVSSTDTGVIFGNIVYDGASSTETHVVILNDIHADIMDYIQPAHCTETQFRTMWTEFEWENKVNINSKAKSLRDFLKQLMESTNMACLTPEASLTGDCRFLSANLYARSVFGEDALANLSIEKEGEDGPVTGFVRIRSRSQGLALSLGSLKGLKASAA from the exons ATGGCGTCGTTTTTGGAAAACGCGTACAGCTTGGTCCACATGGACAATGCTGCTGATCAGCCCTCCCAGCAGGAGCTGAAGTTGCAGTTGGAAAAGGGTACCGATGAGACCAAGTTGGACACTATGAGGAGGATTATCACAATCATGCTCAATGGAGACCCGATGCCACAGTTGCTAATGCATATTATTCGCTTCGTCATGCCGTCCAAGAGCAAACCTCTTAAGAAACTACTATACTTCTACTACGAGATTTGCCCGAAACACGACTCAAATGGCAAGCTGAAGCAGGAAATGATCCTGGTGTG CAATGGCATTCGTAACGATCTTCAGCATCCCAACGAATACGTGCGGGGCAACACCCTGCGATTCCTCTGCAAGCTCCGAGAACCAGAACTCATTGAACCTCTCCTTTCTTCCGCACGTTCATGCTTGGACCACCGACACGCGTATGTCAGAAAGAGCGCCGTATGGGCCATTTcgtctatcttccaacattCGGAGTCCCTCATCCCAGATGCGCCAGAGCTCATCCAAACATTCCTTGAAACTGAATCTGATGGCACATGCAAGCGCAACGCATTTGCGGCCCTCATGTCTATAAGCCACCAGAAGGCTCTTGAGTACCTGGCTTCCACCTTCGACAGCATTCCAAACACAGACGAATTGCTCCAACTCGCGGAGCTTGAATTCATCAGAAAGGATGCTGTGCAGAACTCGCAGAATAAG GCGAGATACCTGCGCCTTATTTTCGATCTCCTCGACGCGTCCACGAGTACTGTGGTATACGAAGCTGCCACATCTCTTACAGCACTTACAAGTAACCCGGTCGCCGTCAAAGCCGCTGCAGGGAAATTGATCGAGTTGAGCATTAAAGAGGCCGACAACAACGTTAAGCTGATTGTCCTGGATCGTGTCGACCAATTACGGATTCGCAATGAGGGTGTTCTCGATGACCTCACAATGGAAATCCTCCGGGTTCTCTCTAGCCCTGACATCGATGTGCGACGGAAAGCTCTTGGAATTGCCTTAGAGATGGTCTCAAGTAAGAATGTTGAGGAAATTGTGATGCTTCTGAAGAAGGAGCTTTCCAAGACTGTGGACGAACAATATGAGAAG AATAGCGAATACCGACAACTCCTCATCCAATCAATCCACAACTGCGCCATAAAATTCTCAGAGATTGCCGCTAGTGTTGTCGATTTGCTAATGGACTTCATCGCCGACTTCAACAACAATTCCGCTGTTGACGTTATTTCATTTGTCAAAGAAGTTGTCGAGAAATTCCCCAAGCTTCGTCCGTCTATCGTGAACCGCTTGGTCTCAACCCTGAGCGAGGTCCGGGCAGGAAAGGTTTACCGTGGAGTTCTGTGGGTTGTTGGTGAGTATTCGCTTGAGGAAAGTGACATTCGTGAGgcttggaagaagattaGAGCAAGCCTTGGAGAGATTCCCATTCTGGCTTCAGAACAGCGGCTCCTTGAAGAAGTACCTGAGGATACTCTGCCTAAGGAACAGATCAATGGCCACGGCAAGTCGGCCCCAAAGGTTCTGGCGGACGGTACTTATGCGACCGAAAGTGCCCTAACCAGTCAGtccgcggctgctgctcgtctACAAGCGGTCAAGGCGGCCCAGAAACCCCCTCTGCGTCAACTTATTTTGGACGGCGATTACTATCTTGCTACTGTTCTTTCTTCAACATTGACCAAGTTGGTAATGCGACATTCCGAAGTCTCGGAGGATTCTGCTCGGACCAATGCTCTGCGCGCTGAAGCCATGTTGATCATGATCTCCATTATCCGCGTGGGTCAATCGCCATTCGTCGCCGCTCCGATTGACGAGGATTCCGTTGACCGTATTATGACCTGTGTCCGTTCCCTTGCTGAATTCTctgaaagaaaggagctggagacaaCTTTCCTTGAAGACACGCGCAAGGCCTTCAGGGCCATGGTTCAGGTCGAAGACAAGAAACGGGCCGCAAAGGAAGCTGTGGAGAAGGCTAAGACTGCCGTTCAGATTGATGATGCTATCCCGATCCGCCAATTCGCCAAAAAATCTGCCCTAGAAGGggcggaggagattgagCTCGATTTGGCCAAGGCTACAGGTGGTGACTCCGCGGTAGAAACCGTTTCGTCGAAGCTGAGCCGTGTCGTACAACTTACTGGTTTCTCGGATCCTGTCTACGCAGAAGCCTATGTTACGGTGCATCAATTTGATATTGTCCTGGACGTCCTCTTGGTCAATCAGACCCTGGAGACTCTACAGAATCTGTCTGTTGAATTCGCCACATTGGGAGATTTGAAGGTTGTAGAACGGCCGACTACCCACAACCTCGGCCCTCGTGACTTCTTGAACGTGCAGGCTACAGTCAAGGTGTCATCAACAGATACCGGAGTTATCTTCGGTAACATCGTGTACGATGGTGCTAGCTCAACAGAAACTCATGTTGTCATCCTTAATGATATTCACGCCGATATAATGGATTACATCCAGCCCGCCCACTGCACCGAGACCCAGTTCCGCACAATGTGGACCGAGTTCGAATGGGAGAACAAGGTTAACATTAACTCCAAGGCCAAGAGCCTGCGTGACTTCCTCAAGCAGCTCATGGAGAGCACTAATATGGCTTGCCTTACGCCTGAGGCGTCGCTCACCGGCGATTGCCGGTTCCTCAGTGCTAACCTCTACGCCCGAAGTGTATTTG GTGAGGATGCTCTAGCGAACTTGAGTatagagaaggaaggagaggatgggCCGGTTACTGGTTTCGTCCGGATAAGAAGCCGTTCCCAAGGGCTAGCGCTCAGCCTGGGCTCGCTGAAGGGTCTGAAAGCCTCTGCGGCGTGA
- a CDS encoding putative sphingosine kinase (SphK) (transcript_id=CADANIAT00001450) has protein sequence MAFNSSPCTNQSDSHLRLLGHDSTLMVGQSVSLTLGGDSLLIVDERVMRKSDRTCCGMVPKPTNKVTHSISLYNVLDTSVSSAGLTITYAEPAGKDDIAVTALQYPIAAEEKSRVEQWMSKLLALAYGNAQRYKRLKVLINPFGGKGHAAKMYRTYAEPVFAAAHCELDVQETTHGGHATEIAEQIDVNAFDAIVCCSGDGLPYEVFNGLARKPNAGEALRKLAVAMLPCGSGNAMAWNLCGTGSVSIAALTIIKGVRMPIDLMSVTQGSTRTLSFLSQSFGIIADSDLGTEHIRWMGAHRFTYGFLMRLMSRAIYPCDLAIKVVMDDKSSIKHHYNAYVNSPPPDPSRQDSEYTEGLPKLEYGTVLDELPKDWAVVPADTIGNFFAGNMAIVSKDTNFFPASVPNDGLMDIVTIDGKTPRTRILKMMSEVPEGTFFDMPEVEIRKALAFRLTPREKEGYISVDGEKIPFEAFQVEIHKGLGTVLSKTGHLYEAAGPRP, from the exons ATGGCCTTCAATAGCTCTCCCTGCACGAATCAGTCCGATTCTCACCTTCGTTTACTCGGTCATGATTCGACTTTGATGGTGGGACAATCAGTGTCCCTCACATTGGGTGGCGACTCACTTCTTATTGTCG ATGAGCGCGTCATGCGCAAATCGGACCGCACATGTTGTGGAATGGTCCCCAAACCTA CGAACAAGGTCACACACTCCATCTCTCTGTATAACGTGCTCGATACCAGCGTATCGTCAGCTGGCCTGACCATTACCTACGCCGAGCCCGCAGGCAAAGATGACATCGCCGTTACCGCTCTGCAATACCCCATCGCCGCTGAAGAGAAATCGAGGGTCGAGCAATGGATGTCAAAACTACTAGCTCTTGCATACGGCAATGCGCAGCGTTATAAGCGACTTAAAGTCCTGATCAACCCGTTTGGCGGCAAGGGACATGCGGCTAAAATGTATCGAACATACGCGGAGCCTGTCTTTGCGGCTGCACACTGTGAGCTGGATGTGCAAGAAACGACACATGGGGGACATGCCACTGAGATTGCAGAGCAAATCGATGTCAATGCGTTTGACGCCATTGTATGCTGCTCAGGGGATGGGCTACCGTATGAAGTCTTCAACGGGCTCGCGAGGAAGCCGAACGCCGGGGAAGCCCTTAGAAAGCTAGCCGTTGCCATGTTACCGTGCGGTTCGGGGAATGCAATGGCCTGGAATCTTTGCGGAACGGGCAGCGTTTCCATCGCAGCTCTGACCATCATCAAGGGAGTGCGCATGCCCATCGATCTCATGTCCGTTACGCAGGGAAGCACTCGCACTCTGTCCTTCTTATCACAGTCTTTCGGCATCATCGCAGACTCAGATCTGGGCACGGAACACATTCGCTGGATGGGGGCTCACCGCTTTACCTACGGCTTTTTAATGCGCCTTATGTCCCGAGCAATATACCCTTGTGACCTTGCTATAAAAGTGGTAATGGACGACAAAAGCTCTATAAAGCATCATTATAATGCATATGTGAACAGCCCCCCACCAGATCCCTCGCGTCAGGACTCCGAATACACCGAAGGTCTTCCCAAGCTTGAGTATGGAACCGTTCTCGATGAGCTTCCCAAAGACTGGGCCGTCGTACCAGCAGACACAATTGGCAACTTCTTTGCGGGAAACATGGCCATAGTATCGAAGGATACCAACTTCTTCCCGGCGTCCGTGCCCAACGATGGCCTTATGGACATCGTCACAATTGACGGAAAAACTCCTCGTACCCGCATCTTGAAAATGATGTCCGAAGTCCCGGAGGGCACATTCTTCGATATGCCGGAAGTCGAGATCCGCAAGGCACTCGCTTTCCGACTCACCCCAAGGGAAAAAGAGGGGTATATCAGCGTCGATGGAGAAAAAATCCCCTTCGAAGCTTTCCAGGTCGAAATCCACAAGGGTCTAGGCACAGTCCTCTCCAAGACTGGCCACCTATATGAAGCGGCTGGCCCAAGGCCTTGA
- a CDS encoding ribosomal RNA processing 1 family protein (transcript_id=CADANIAT00001451), whose product MADLAKTPFVRELASSDKKIRDKATDSLILFLQSKTNLSLLELLKLWKGLFFCFYHSDRPLTQQALARNLSYTLVPSLPRTTVHQFLRAFWITIGREFHSIDRLRLDKYLLLIRSYVGVAFQIFLKNPSSASTTTNGTGTGTDTVNKKRKREDSTKSKKRSKSKSKSAQPASDNEDEEENTHPNSESPSTTSNSDWTDLQSYIEILSEGPLHPLNFDPSQPKPDEEKGIIPMPHGPDGLRYHLLDIYVDELEKALEFDTESGKPVGEVPAEILMAPIERLKAESPHKPVRVRAAETLADERMVTWGLREKEKKEENEEESSGEEWGGFGDD is encoded by the exons ATGGCAGATCTTGCGAAGACTCCCTTTGTACGGGAGCTCGCCTCAAGCG ACAAAAAAATCCGCGACAAAGCCACCGACtctctcatcctcttccttcaatCTAAGACcaacctctccctcctcgagcttctcaaACTTTGGAAAGGCTTGTTTTTCT GCTTCTACCACTCCGACCGCCCCCTTACGCAACAAGCCCTCGCCCGCAACCTCTCCTATACGCTCGTTCCCTCTCTGCCTCGAACAACAGTGCATCAGTTCCTCCGCGCATTCTGGATAACCATTGGGCGCGAGTTCCACTCTATCGATCGCCTCCGTTTAGACAAATACCTACTTTTGATTCGCTCGTATGTTGGCGTTGCgttccagatcttcttgaagaaccccAGCTCGGCCTCCACTACCACAAACGGTACTGGTACCGGTACCGACACCGTTaacaagaagcgcaagagagaGGACTCTACGAAGTCCAAGAAACGCTCAAAGTCCAAGTCTAAGAGCGCGCAACCGGCCTCTGacaatgaagacgaagaagaaaacacCCATCCCAACTCAGAATCTccctccacaacctccaaCAGCGACTGGACAGACCTTCAGTCCTATATAGAAATCCTCAGCGAAGGTCCCCTCCATCCCTTAAATTTCGATCCCTCGCAGCCCAAAccggatgaggagaagggcatCATCCCGATGCCCCACGGCCCCGACGGTCTGCGCTATCACCTGTTGGACATCTACGTCGACGAGCTGGAAAAGGCTCTTGAGTTTGACACGGAATCTGGAAAGCCTGTGGGCGAGGTCCCCGCTGAGATTCTGATGGCGCCGATTGAAAGGTTGAAGGCTGAGAGCCCGCACAAACCGGTCAGGGTAAGGGCTGCGGAGACGCTGGCTGATGAGAGAATGGTTACTTGGGGCCTtagggagaaggagaagaaggaggaaaatgAGGAGGAGAGTAGTGGGGAGGAATGGGGTGGGTTTGGGGATGATTAA